A window of Gossypium raimondii isolate GPD5lz chromosome 7, ASM2569854v1, whole genome shotgun sequence genomic DNA:
ATAGAATGCCTTATTTATGTTGGTAATTGCTTTATAATCAGTTCGAGGCAAGCGATGATCCACTTGAGAAAATAACCACAGCCGAAGCCATCCGAAAACTTACTGATTTCTACCGAACATCTCAACAATGTTACGCTGCAAAGGAAAGGGTTGATGAGATATCCAAAGTTGTAAGTAGTTTAATACCCACCTCTCCTTGCATTGGTTTCCATTGATAGTTATTGGCAGTTGAATCATGTTTTTTGGTATATTGCAGAAAGGAACCGTGTTAGATTCTGGAGGCAGTCAAGCTAGCTTCTTGATGCAGTCATACACTTTAACCAAACGCTCATTCATCAACATGTCCAGAGACTTTGGCTATTATTGGCTGAGACTACTAATATATGTTGTAGTCACTGTCTGTATTGGAACCATTTATCTCAATATTGGAACCAGCTACAACTCAATTCTGGTACTGTCTTATAAGTGCTAGTAGAACAAcagctttttgttttttttttctctagaaATTGTGCTTATTAATCAGCTTTATTATCTTATGTACCAGGCAAGGGGTTCATGTGCATCTTTTGTTTTCGGTTTTGTCACATTCATGTCAATTGGTGGGTTCCCTTCTTTTGTAGAGGACATGAAGGTGAGTACTCATATGATCGACGGTAAAAGTACCGTGAAGGAAGTAAGGATCGAATTGCAATTTGTCCCCTCTACTCAAAATATGAGTAAATTAGTTCATGTACAATAGATGAAACAACAAACTGgtccttctattaaaatttcattcatttctactgttaaaaactggccCCTGTTCGTCAACAAGAGGTGCACGTGGCACACCATGTGTAACTGTTAGTTATTTCATCAGCCACACCTATTTTTAACACATGAcatggataaaaaaattaactaaaaagatcaatttgctctttgatttaacgtacagggactaatttgctaattttttagtaaagaagGTAAATTGCAATCTGACTTCCATGACAAAGGGGGCAATGCAATGGCCTTTGCCCCCAAAAATGGTAGATTTATCATTTAATccctcaattttaaaaaattacatgttagtataatgataaaattatattttagtcccccaataatttatgattcatcATTGGCCCCTGGCTTCGTCCCTGTTTTGTAGGTTTTTCAAAGGGAAAGGTTAAATGGGCACTATGGTGTTACCGCATTTGTTATTGGGAATACAATCTCAGCTATGCCATTCCTCATTGTGATCACTTTCATCTCTGGAACTATTTGTTACTTCATGGTTCGTCTTCACCCGGGTTTGGAACATTATTTGTTCTTCGTATTGTGCCTTTATGCTAGTGTTACTGTGGTTGAGAGCTTGATGATGGCCATAGCCAGTATTGTCCCTAATTTTCTGATGGGTATTATCATAGGAGCAGGGATTCAGGTTTGTCTTACTTTCACAATTATCCCTTTTTTTACTAACGTTTATTAGGAAGGATTACACAATAGTTGTGTTTTGTTGCAGGGAATATTCATGCTTGTTTCTGGGTACTTCAGGCTCCCCAATGATATCCCAAAACCTGTCTGGCGTTACCCAATGTCCTACATCAGCTTCCATTTCTGGGCTCTACAGGTGAAGTACCAAATGAAATTGTTCCAGTGGAAAAATAGTACTTTTTccccattaaaatttataaaattataagttagcAAATGGCTAAATTGCATTTTGGccccttaaaaatgataaaatttaatttaatcttttaaaaattataaagatataaagcTAATGcaacataaaaatacatatattaattctGCTCCCCAAAATATAAGTTTTGGCTTCGCCTTAGTTGTTAGGATTTAAGAATGGTTGATGGAACCAGCGTGaaatcagaaattttttttttggggtgCAGAATTGAGTAATTTATTCTTATGAGagctaaaatacaatttcatcattgtattagcttataaatttataatttttaaagtgttaaattacattattatcaattttggAGGAGGCAAagtgcaatttaaccatttattaatttataattttataaattgaaaggagtcaaactaatattttcacttaccatttattaacttataattttatcatgagTGTTTCCCTAAAATGGGAAATATCACTTTAGACCTttctaacttttataaaattataagctagtaaatggtcaaattgtaatttgcccctaaaaatgataaaattttagtttaatcttttaaaaattataaagatataccCTAACAcgatgatgaaattatattttagctctcataaaaatatataacttaatttcaccctttcaaaataatttctgACTTCACCCCAATTGTTAAGATTTAAATACTGGTTGATGGGACCCCAATATTTGGCCTATTGGCCGTGTTTACCCCATAGCCATAGCTCACATCGTGGGTTTGAATAATAATGTGTTCAGTGATTTACTTCTGCCATGGTTGCTTTGTAGGGGATTGATGCAATTGGCTCATTACTAAcactggtttttttttttcaggggCAATACCAAAATGATCTAAAGGGATTGCTATTCAAGAACCAGTCCCCAGAGCTTCCCCAGATCCCTGGTGAATACATACTGGAAAACGtgttccaaatcaatgtaagacGGTCCAAGTGGATCGATCTGAGTGTTATATTCAGCATGATCATAATATATCGAATCATATTCTTCTTGATGATAAAGATCAGTGAGGATGTTACACCATGGATCAGAGGTTTGATAGCCAGGAGAAGGATGCAACAGAAGAATGGAATACAGAACACGACGGTGGCACCTGATGGTCTCACCCAGTCACCTTCCTTGAGAACATACGTAGCTACCACAAGGGATAAAAGATAGATTTTAGGTTCATGCTTAGATTTTAGGTTCATGCTTCGCATGCTATCTCACATCATTAACATCTCTTCCTTAGgctttacttctttttttttttgttattatctaTTCTATATATAAAATGGTGGGTTAAATTAATGTTACGAGGTAATTAATACTATTATGAGGatatatcttttcatttttttttatgtaatctTTGAATAAAACAgctaaaaaacattatttgaaAATCATTTACAAGAGATGGTAAAACTCAAATTTCCCAATAGATTTTGAATTCATCTGCTCTAAGtgaagtgaattttttttttgaaaagcgGACGTGGGACGTGATGCGATgggataattttttttgacacCTCATTTCATTATATggaattacaattttataattgcatatatatataattattaaaaaggtaaaaatgtaataatatgttatagaaaaattcatatgttttatgttttgatattttttttttatgaattatgtttaaatatttacttgccttgaaaaatattgaaaatattaaagataagtTGCAAAAGTTTAATCGAAGCAAAACAAGGTGGGGTGAAGATGGATGCATCTAACATCTATTGAGGTGATAATAGTTTTCAAGATTATACATCCATAATGGAGTGGGTGGATGGTGGAGCAGAGTGACGATTGTGAAGCAGTGACAAATTTAGTTTGCCCCGCTCTATTATCATCCTAACCAACAAATTTATATAGAAATCTTTTACTACTCCACCCATAGCCATttgttgaaataattttataaatatatttttaatatagaatatttatgttgtttaacttaatcaaactaaatttttaagtCTGAATCAAAATTATCagatttacttttaattatcaatacatatttaaattaaataaatcaataaatccTATGAGTTTACATTTGATGCACAACAAGTCTAACTAAATGACCTCATCTTAATCTCATGGCAAAAGTGGGGACAAAGAGGCAGGCATGAGCCTTAGCCCTAAACAATATACAAGAAAGGTAAGAGGGATCATTTAAAGAATCTGAACGGTGAAGGGTTGCAAATCAATGAGAAGAAGTTGTCTGATTTGTATGACGATTCGACTATCAAGAAGTCATAACAAAGTTGGAAGTCTAAGAGTTAAGAGTTGGATTTGGTGATTTCAGAGcattttctgaaaaaataaagGCCAAAATTAGATCTAGTGGCTCGAAAACTGTTTTGATGCACTGATATTAACATAATAGGTTGCTTTAATTGCCTTAACACTCGAATAATGATAAATCTCGAGTTTAACATCACATATACcttcgattttttttcttcacaactccattttgttgtggagCTTTCGGTATTAAAACTCGATgaataatacttatttaatcatAGAAGGTTAGAAATTCACCGTTCTCGAACTCCTTCCCATAGTCACTTCTGATTCTGATCACCTTACCAATCAACTAATTGTTCTTATTCATGAGCTTGATGCATTAACTTCTTTAAGACTCCAATGATCTTTGACATTTCCTTAAAAAATTCATACAGACAAATACATGGGCTTTTTGTTTGCATAGGAC
This region includes:
- the LOC105787136 gene encoding ABC transporter G family member 11, whose protein sequence is MRNSASNVMMEIESNKPAGNGMVIGGLSPLSESLWREKTNTEFVGDVSARLTWKDLTVMVTLNNGETQKVLEGLTGYAEPGTLTALMGPSGSGKSTLLDALSSRLAANAFLSGTILLNGRKTKLSFGTAAYVTQDDNLIGTLTVRETISYSARLRLPDKMPWSEKRALVESTIIEMGLQDCADTVIGNWHLRGISGGEKRRVSIALEILMRPRLLFLDEPTSGLDSASAFFVTQTLRGLSRDGRTVIASVHQPSSEVFELFDQLYLLSGGKTVYFGQASEAYEFFARAGFPCPALRNPSDHFLRCINSDFDKVKATLKGSMKLRFEASDDPLEKITTAEAIRKLTDFYRTSQQCYAAKERVDEISKVKGTVLDSGGSQASFLMQSYTLTKRSFINMSRDFGYYWLRLLIYVVVTVCIGTIYLNIGTSYNSILARGSCASFVFGFVTFMSIGGFPSFVEDMKVFQRERLNGHYGVTAFVIGNTISAMPFLIVITFISGTICYFMVRLHPGLEHYLFFVLCLYASVTVVESLMMAIASIVPNFLMGIIIGAGIQGIFMLVSGYFRLPNDIPKPVWRYPMSYISFHFWALQGQYQNDLKGLLFKNQSPELPQIPGEYILENVFQINVRRSKWIDLSVIFSMIIIYRIIFFLMIKISEDVTPWIRGLIARRRMQQKNGIQNTTVAPDGLTQSPSLRTYVATTRDKR